In Tursiops truncatus isolate mTurTru1 chromosome 19, mTurTru1.mat.Y, whole genome shotgun sequence, a genomic segment contains:
- the LOC101330614 gene encoding uncharacterized protein isoform X2, with translation MMKAQGSLTLKDVAVDFTWEEWQLLDPDQKDLYRDVMLENYSNLVSVGYQVNKPDILSKLEQGEPPWTLEDEVHSHPHPEIDKVDDHMQPHWQNQSILKMLEQCYEQNAFENIIYQSKSCFPLRPNHDVFDLHGKTMKSYLDVINLSTSCKQIESAEFNGDGRSFLHVDHEQTHTEIKHRDIHKIENTHECTECGKAFLKKSRLNEHKRIHTGKKPHRCSVCGKTFSKKFKLTEHQRTHKGEKPHECRECGKAFLRKFQLTEHQKTHTGNKPHVCSVCAKAFYRKFKLTEHQRTHTGEKPYECPECGKAFFRKAELVIHQRNKRGEKPHVCNECGKAFSRKSQLILHQKIHTGEKSYICSECGKGFIQKGNLIIHQRTHTGEKPYVCTECGKAFSQKACLIAHQRFHTGKTPFVCTDCGKSCSQKSGLIKHQRIHTGEKPYACSDCGKAFTTKTMLIVHQRTHTGERPYGCNECGKAFSHMSCLVKHKRTHTREKQLDSVKVEYPSTKGHSLLDTSELMQGENTVNMVTVQMPSATPQTSLNISGLLADRNVVLMEQPEARGAPSGDNREFVQERNFMNAMNVVMPSVVNYILFYVTKNT, from the exons atgatgaAGGCTCAG GGATCGCTGACACTGAAGGATGTGGCCGTGGACTTCACATGGGAGGAGTGGCAGCTCCTGGACCCTGATCAGAAGGACCTGTACAGGGACGTGATGCTGGAGAACTATAGCAACCTGGTGTCCGTAG GGTATCAAGTTAACAAACCTGATATACTCTCCAAGTTGGAACAAGGAGAACCACCATGGACCTTAGAAGATGAAGTTCACAGTCACCCCCATCCAG AAATTGATAAAGTGGATGATCATATGCAGCCACACTGGCAAAACCAAAGTATACTGAAGATGTTGGAACAATGTTATGAACAGAATGCATTTGAGAATATTATTTATCAGAGCAAAAGTTGTTTTCCTTTGAGGCCAAATCATGATGTATTTGATTTACATGGGAAAACTATGAAATCATATTTAGATGTAATCAACCTGAGTACAAGCTGCAAACAAATAGAGTCTGCTGAGTTTAATGGAGATGGGAGATCCTTTCTCCATGTTGATCATGAGCAAACTCATACTGAAATTAAACATCGGGACATACACAAAATAGAGAACACCCACGAATGTactgaatgtgggaaagccttcctCAAGAAGTCTCGGCTCAATGAACATAAGAGAATTCATACAGGAAAGAAACCCCACAGATGTAGTGTCTGTGGGAAAACCTTCTCCAAGAAGTTCAAGCTCACTGAACATCAGCGAACTCACAAAGGAGAGAAACCCCATGAGTGCcgtgaatgtggaaaagccttcctCAGGAAATTTCAGCTTACTGAACATCAGAAGACTCATACAGGAAATAAACCCCATGTATGCAGTGTATGTGCGAAAGCATTCTACAGAAAGTTCAAGCTAACTGAACACCAGAGAactcatacaggagagaaaccctatgaatgtccTGAATGTGGCAAAGCCTTCTTTAGGAAGGCAGAGCTCGTTATAcatcagagaaacaaaagaggagaaaaaccCCATGTATGCAATGAGTGTGGGAAAGCTTTCTCCAGAAAATCACAGCTCATTCTGCACCAGAAAATTCATACAGGAGAGAAATCTTATATatgcagtgaatgtggaaaaGGTTTCATACAGAAGGGCAATCTTATTATACATCAAcgaactcacactggagagaaaccctatgtaTGCACTGAATGTGGTAAGGCCTTCAGCCAGAAGGCATGCCTCATAGCACATCAGCGATTTCATACAGGAAAGACTCCCTTTGTATGTACTGACTGTGGAAAATCTTGTTCACAGAAATCAGGACTCATtaaacatcagagaattcacacaggagagaaaccctatgcatgcagtgactgtgggaaagccttcactACAAAGACAATGCTCATTGTCCATCAAAGAACTCACACGGGAGAGAGGCCCTATGGATGCAATGAGTGTGGGAAAGCTTTCTCCCACATGTCATGCTTGGTTAAACATAAGAGGACACACACAAGAGAGAAACAACTAGATTCAGTGAAGGTGGAATATCCTTCCACAAAGGGTCACAGCTTATTAGATACTAGTGAACTCATGCAGGGGGAAAACACTGTTAATATGGTGACTGTGCAGATGCCTTCTGCAACCCCTCAGACATCATTAAACATCAGTGGGCTCCTAGCAGATAGGAATGTAGTCCTTATGGAACAGCCAGAGGCCAGAGGTGCACCCTCAGGAGATAACAGAGAGTTTGTGCAGGAGAGAAACTTCATGAATGCAATGAATGTGGTTATGCCTTCAGTGGTcaattatatcttattttatgTCACAAAAAACACATAG
- the LOC101330614 gene encoding uncharacterized protein isoform X1, producing MMKAQGTWTVLLQGSLTLKDVAVDFTWEEWQLLDPDQKDLYRDVMLENYSNLVSVGYQVNKPDILSKLEQGEPPWTLEDEVHSHPHPEIDKVDDHMQPHWQNQSILKMLEQCYEQNAFENIIYQSKSCFPLRPNHDVFDLHGKTMKSYLDVINLSTSCKQIESAEFNGDGRSFLHVDHEQTHTEIKHRDIHKIENTHECTECGKAFLKKSRLNEHKRIHTGKKPHRCSVCGKTFSKKFKLTEHQRTHKGEKPHECRECGKAFLRKFQLTEHQKTHTGNKPHVCSVCAKAFYRKFKLTEHQRTHTGEKPYECPECGKAFFRKAELVIHQRNKRGEKPHVCNECGKAFSRKSQLILHQKIHTGEKSYICSECGKGFIQKGNLIIHQRTHTGEKPYVCTECGKAFSQKACLIAHQRFHTGKTPFVCTDCGKSCSQKSGLIKHQRIHTGEKPYACSDCGKAFTTKTMLIVHQRTHTGERPYGCNECGKAFSHMSCLVKHKRTHTREKQLDSVKVEYPSTKGHSLLDTSELMQGENTVNMVTVQMPSATPQTSLNISGLLADRNVVLMEQPEARGAPSGDNREFVQERNFMNAMNVVMPSVVNYILFYVTKNT from the exons atgatgaAGGCTCAG GGCACATGGACTGTGTTGTTACAGGGATCGCTGACACTGAAGGATGTGGCCGTGGACTTCACATGGGAGGAGTGGCAGCTCCTGGACCCTGATCAGAAGGACCTGTACAGGGACGTGATGCTGGAGAACTATAGCAACCTGGTGTCCGTAG GGTATCAAGTTAACAAACCTGATATACTCTCCAAGTTGGAACAAGGAGAACCACCATGGACCTTAGAAGATGAAGTTCACAGTCACCCCCATCCAG AAATTGATAAAGTGGATGATCATATGCAGCCACACTGGCAAAACCAAAGTATACTGAAGATGTTGGAACAATGTTATGAACAGAATGCATTTGAGAATATTATTTATCAGAGCAAAAGTTGTTTTCCTTTGAGGCCAAATCATGATGTATTTGATTTACATGGGAAAACTATGAAATCATATTTAGATGTAATCAACCTGAGTACAAGCTGCAAACAAATAGAGTCTGCTGAGTTTAATGGAGATGGGAGATCCTTTCTCCATGTTGATCATGAGCAAACTCATACTGAAATTAAACATCGGGACATACACAAAATAGAGAACACCCACGAATGTactgaatgtgggaaagccttcctCAAGAAGTCTCGGCTCAATGAACATAAGAGAATTCATACAGGAAAGAAACCCCACAGATGTAGTGTCTGTGGGAAAACCTTCTCCAAGAAGTTCAAGCTCACTGAACATCAGCGAACTCACAAAGGAGAGAAACCCCATGAGTGCcgtgaatgtggaaaagccttcctCAGGAAATTTCAGCTTACTGAACATCAGAAGACTCATACAGGAAATAAACCCCATGTATGCAGTGTATGTGCGAAAGCATTCTACAGAAAGTTCAAGCTAACTGAACACCAGAGAactcatacaggagagaaaccctatgaatgtccTGAATGTGGCAAAGCCTTCTTTAGGAAGGCAGAGCTCGTTATAcatcagagaaacaaaagaggagaaaaaccCCATGTATGCAATGAGTGTGGGAAAGCTTTCTCCAGAAAATCACAGCTCATTCTGCACCAGAAAATTCATACAGGAGAGAAATCTTATATatgcagtgaatgtggaaaaGGTTTCATACAGAAGGGCAATCTTATTATACATCAAcgaactcacactggagagaaaccctatgtaTGCACTGAATGTGGTAAGGCCTTCAGCCAGAAGGCATGCCTCATAGCACATCAGCGATTTCATACAGGAAAGACTCCCTTTGTATGTACTGACTGTGGAAAATCTTGTTCACAGAAATCAGGACTCATtaaacatcagagaattcacacaggagagaaaccctatgcatgcagtgactgtgggaaagccttcactACAAAGACAATGCTCATTGTCCATCAAAGAACTCACACGGGAGAGAGGCCCTATGGATGCAATGAGTGTGGGAAAGCTTTCTCCCACATGTCATGCTTGGTTAAACATAAGAGGACACACACAAGAGAGAAACAACTAGATTCAGTGAAGGTGGAATATCCTTCCACAAAGGGTCACAGCTTATTAGATACTAGTGAACTCATGCAGGGGGAAAACACTGTTAATATGGTGACTGTGCAGATGCCTTCTGCAACCCCTCAGACATCATTAAACATCAGTGGGCTCCTAGCAGATAGGAATGTAGTCCTTATGGAACAGCCAGAGGCCAGAGGTGCACCCTCAGGAGATAACAGAGAGTTTGTGCAGGAGAGAAACTTCATGAATGCAATGAATGTGGTTATGCCTTCAGTGGTcaattatatcttattttatgTCACAAAAAACACATAG
- the LOC101330614 gene encoding uncharacterized protein isoform X3, with protein MKFTVTPIQACGIPAPQKGTEPAPSALEEIDKVDDHMQPHWQNQSILKMLEQCYEQNAFENIIYQSKSCFPLRPNHDVFDLHGKTMKSYLDVINLSTSCKQIESAEFNGDGRSFLHVDHEQTHTEIKHRDIHKIENTHECTECGKAFLKKSRLNEHKRIHTGKKPHRCSVCGKTFSKKFKLTEHQRTHKGEKPHECRECGKAFLRKFQLTEHQKTHTGNKPHVCSVCAKAFYRKFKLTEHQRTHTGEKPYECPECGKAFFRKAELVIHQRNKRGEKPHVCNECGKAFSRKSQLILHQKIHTGEKSYICSECGKGFIQKGNLIIHQRTHTGEKPYVCTECGKAFSQKACLIAHQRFHTGKTPFVCTDCGKSCSQKSGLIKHQRIHTGEKPYACSDCGKAFTTKTMLIVHQRTHTGERPYGCNECGKAFSHMSCLVKHKRTHTREKQLDSVKVEYPSTKGHSLLDTSELMQGENTVNMVTVQMPSATPQTSLNISGLLADRNVVLMEQPEARGAPSGDNREFVQERNFMNAMNVVMPSVVNYILFYVTKNT; from the exons ATGAAGTTCACAGTCACCCCCATCCAG gcatgcgggatcccagctccccaaaAAGGCAccgaacctgcaccctctgcattggaag AAATTGATAAAGTGGATGATCATATGCAGCCACACTGGCAAAACCAAAGTATACTGAAGATGTTGGAACAATGTTATGAACAGAATGCATTTGAGAATATTATTTATCAGAGCAAAAGTTGTTTTCCTTTGAGGCCAAATCATGATGTATTTGATTTACATGGGAAAACTATGAAATCATATTTAGATGTAATCAACCTGAGTACAAGCTGCAAACAAATAGAGTCTGCTGAGTTTAATGGAGATGGGAGATCCTTTCTCCATGTTGATCATGAGCAAACTCATACTGAAATTAAACATCGGGACATACACAAAATAGAGAACACCCACGAATGTactgaatgtgggaaagccttcctCAAGAAGTCTCGGCTCAATGAACATAAGAGAATTCATACAGGAAAGAAACCCCACAGATGTAGTGTCTGTGGGAAAACCTTCTCCAAGAAGTTCAAGCTCACTGAACATCAGCGAACTCACAAAGGAGAGAAACCCCATGAGTGCcgtgaatgtggaaaagccttcctCAGGAAATTTCAGCTTACTGAACATCAGAAGACTCATACAGGAAATAAACCCCATGTATGCAGTGTATGTGCGAAAGCATTCTACAGAAAGTTCAAGCTAACTGAACACCAGAGAactcatacaggagagaaaccctatgaatgtccTGAATGTGGCAAAGCCTTCTTTAGGAAGGCAGAGCTCGTTATAcatcagagaaacaaaagaggagaaaaaccCCATGTATGCAATGAGTGTGGGAAAGCTTTCTCCAGAAAATCACAGCTCATTCTGCACCAGAAAATTCATACAGGAGAGAAATCTTATATatgcagtgaatgtggaaaaGGTTTCATACAGAAGGGCAATCTTATTATACATCAAcgaactcacactggagagaaaccctatgtaTGCACTGAATGTGGTAAGGCCTTCAGCCAGAAGGCATGCCTCATAGCACATCAGCGATTTCATACAGGAAAGACTCCCTTTGTATGTACTGACTGTGGAAAATCTTGTTCACAGAAATCAGGACTCATtaaacatcagagaattcacacaggagagaaaccctatgcatgcagtgactgtgggaaagccttcactACAAAGACAATGCTCATTGTCCATCAAAGAACTCACACGGGAGAGAGGCCCTATGGATGCAATGAGTGTGGGAAAGCTTTCTCCCACATGTCATGCTTGGTTAAACATAAGAGGACACACACAAGAGAGAAACAACTAGATTCAGTGAAGGTGGAATATCCTTCCACAAAGGGTCACAGCTTATTAGATACTAGTGAACTCATGCAGGGGGAAAACACTGTTAATATGGTGACTGTGCAGATGCCTTCTGCAACCCCTCAGACATCATTAAACATCAGTGGGCTCCTAGCAGATAGGAATGTAGTCCTTATGGAACAGCCAGAGGCCAGAGGTGCACCCTCAGGAGATAACAGAGAGTTTGTGCAGGAGAGAAACTTCATGAATGCAATGAATGTGGTTATGCCTTCAGTGGTcaattatatcttattttatgTCACAAAAAACACATAG